One region of Leucoraja erinacea ecotype New England unplaced genomic scaffold, Leri_hhj_1 Leri_312S, whole genome shotgun sequence genomic DNA includes:
- the LOC129693487 gene encoding E3 ubiquitin-protein ligase TRIM39-like, with protein MEWVLNQEVPHKMASKDQVESWTEEAVCPICLDFFTDPVALECGHNFCRSCITQSWDREGRNSCPECREQFTDRTLRVNRALARLSEKARTLSLNRTEKESKLQCEKHQEELKLFCETDKKLICVVCAAGREHRDHRFMPVKEAVETYKHQVKSSIQSLTKKKSEIQRMEQQQKQKISGVLEQSHNLQSKITSQYAELHQILTEKEQRTLADIREEEKKILNTMEKNLEEIQGHLNSIQEELLKLQLQMDQKDSVVFLKEEAGGKRRVSDEDKALSVTDGVLPIEKFDHNFLMNAMWGETSAIKQVSVTLDVETAGPQLEVSKDRKRVRNTGTRRSLPDTGKRFTYWQCVLGSEGFTSGRHYWEVEVAGSRFWSLGVAAESVERKTLVTLTPETGVWRIRQLDDEFEALTSPPSRLPARPIPGRVRVSLSYESGTVSFYDADTKSHLHTFTGNKFTEKLYPFFETWDRNWLRICSGSAPGVQESGPGTGVRSGVQGLWGRTRWTTGRR; from the exons ATGGAATGGGTTTTGAACCAGGAAGTGCCTCATAAAATGGCTTCGAAAGACCAGGTCGAGAGTTGGACGGAGGAGGcagtttgtcccatctgcctggatttcttcaccgatccggTAGCACTGGAGTGCgggcacaacttctgccgctcctgtatcacacagagttgggacagggaggggagaaactcctgcccggaatgtagagagcagtttacagaccgcaccctcagggtgaatcgggccttggcgagactgtctgagaaagctcgaacactgagcctgaatcggacagagaaggaaagtaaacttcagtgcgagaaacatcaggaagaactgaagctgttttgtgaaactgACAAGAAGCTGATCTGTGTGGTTTGTGCAGCTGGGCGGGAACACAGAGATCACCGCTTCATGCCGGTTAAAGAAGCTGTCGAAACCTACAAG CATCAGGTGAAATCTTCCATCCAGTCTCTCACAAAAAAGAAATCAGAGATCCAGCgaatggagcagcaacagaaacagaagatttcTGGAGTTCTG GAACAATCACACAACCTTCAGTCCAAGATCACATCCCAGTATGCTGAACTGCACCAGATTCTCACTGAGAAAGAGCAGCGCACACTGGCAGATATCCGGGAGGAAGAGAAGAAGATTCTCAATACAATGGAGAAAAATCTTGAAGAGATTCAAGGgcatttaaattcaattcaagAGGAACTCTTGAAGTTGCAGCTTCAGATGGATCAAAAAGACAGTGTGGTGTTTCTGAAG GAGGAAGCTGGTGGGAAGAGGAG GGTTAGTGATGAAGATAAAGCACTCTCAGTGACAGACGGTGTCTTGCCGATTGAAAAATTCGATCATAATTTTTTGATGAACGCGATGTGGGGAGAAACATCTGCCATTAAGCAAG tctccgtcaccctggatgtggaaacagcgGGTCCGCAGCTCGAGGTGTCCAAGGATCGGAAGAGGGTGAGAAATACCGGGACCAGGAGGAGTCTCCCTGACACCGGGAAGAGGTTTACATACTGGCagtgtgtgctgggatcggagggattcacttcggggagacattactgggaggtggaggtggcggggagtcggttctggagtctgggagtcgccgcagagtctgtggagaggaaaaCACTGGTCACACTGAccccggagactggagtctggaggATCAGGCAGTTGGATGACGAGTTTGaagccctcacctcccctccatcccgtCTCCCCGCCCGTCCCATCCCCGGGAGGGTGAGAGTTTCTCTCAGTTATGAGTCCGGCacagtttcattttacgacgcggacaccaagtcccatctccacaccttcactgggaataaattcacggagaaactttatcctttcttcgAGACTTGGGATCGAAActggctgagaatctgctccgGTTCCGCTCCAGGTGTACAAGAGTCGGGTCCCGGGACCGGCGTCAGGAGCGGGGTTCAGGGGCTGTGGGGCAGAACCCGGTGGACAACAGGTCGGCGCTGA
- the LOC129693494 gene encoding zinc-binding protein A33-like produces MASKDQVESLTAEAVCQICLDFFTDPVSLECGHNFCRSCITQSWDKEGRNTCPECREQFTDRTLRDSRALARLSEKARTLSLNRTEKESKLQCEDHQEELKLFCKTDKKLICVICAAGREHKSHNFTLIAEAAEFYKDQSKTFFVSLTLKQSEIQQMEQQQKQKISGVLEQSHNLQSKIISQYAELHQILTEKEQRTLADIREEEKKIRNTMEKNLGEIQGNLNSIQEELLKLEQQMDQKDSVVFLKEEAGRKRRFRDEAKPLSVVDEALPIEKFHCPVLYNTAFKETSDDIKQVSVTLDVETAHPGLEVSEDRKRVRWTETRRSLPDTERRFTVSPCVLGSEGFTSGRHHWEVEVAGSRVWSLGVAAESVERKGPVTLTPETGVWSIGQGWGGGFDAFTSPPSRLPVSPIPGRVGVCLSYESGTVSFYDAATESHLHTFTGNKFTEKLYPFFWLWEQNQWLRICSGSAPGV; encoded by the exons ATGGCTTCGAAAGACCAGGTTGAGAGTTTAACAGCGGAGGCAGTTTGTCAGatctgcctggatttcttcaccgatccggtgtcactggagtgtgggcacaacttctgccgctcctgcatcacacagagttgggacaAGGAGGGGAGAAACACctgcccggaatgtagagagCAGTTTACAGACCGCACCCTCAGGGATAGTCGGGCCTTGGCGagactgtctgagaaagctcgaacactgagcctgaatcggacagagaaggaaagtaaacttcagtgcgaggatcatcaggaagaactgaagctgttttgtAAAACTGACAAGAAGCTGATCTGTGTGATTTGTGCAGCCGGGCGGGAACACAAGTCTCACAACTTCACACTGATAGCAGAAGCTGCTGAATTCTACAAG GATCAGAGTAAAACTTTCTTCGTATCGCTCACATTAAAGCAATCGGAGATCCAGcaaatggagcagcaacagaaacagaagatttcTGGAGTTCTG GAACAGTCACACAACCTTCAGTCCAAGATCATATCCCAGTATGCTGAACTGCACCAGATTCTCACTGAGAAAGAGCAGCGCACACTGGCAGATATCCGGGAGGAAGAGAAGAAGATTCGAAATACAATGGAGAAAAATCTGGGAGAGATTCAAGggaatttaaattccattcagGAGGAACTCTTGAAGTTGGAGCAGCAGATGGACCAAAAAGACAGTGTGGTGTTTCTGAAG GAGGAAGCCGGGCGCAAGCGAAG GTTTCGTGATGAAGCCAAACCACTGTCGGTGGTAGATGAAGCCTTGCCGATTGAAAAGTTTCATTGCCCTGTTTTGTACAACACGGCATTCAAAGAAACATCTGATGACATCAAGCAAG tctccgtcaccctggatgtggaaacagcgcaCCCGGGGCTCGAGGTGTCTGAGGATCGGAAGAGGGTGAGATGGACCGAGACCCGGAGGAGTCTCCCTGACACCGAGAGGAGGTTTACAGTCAGTCcgtgtgtgctgggatcggagggattcacatcggggagacatcactgggaggtggaggtggcggggagtcgggtctggagtctgggagtcgccgcagagtctgtggagaggaagggACCGGTCACGCTGAccccggagactggagtctggagcatcgGGCAGGGGTGGGGTGGCGGATTTGATGCattcacctcccctccatcccgtCTCCCCGTCAGTCCCAtccccgggagggtgggagtttgtctcagttacgagtccgggacagtttcattttaTGACGCGGCCACcgagtcccatctccacaccttcactgggaataaattcacggagaaactttatcctttcttctgGCTTTGGGAACAAAAccagtggctgagaatctgctccgGTTCCGCTCCGGGTGTGTAA